From one Tsukamurella tyrosinosolvens genomic stretch:
- a CDS encoding helix-turn-helix transcriptional regulator produces the protein MRQQLRIVERGREYDDVRAALDTASAGCGVIVTGDAGVGKTTLARSVAADSNLHVQWVAGTESARGIPLGVFAHLVGPATSTDPVTYLSAARESLLADGHLVVGVDDAHLLDELSATLLHQLAIDRAVHLIATVRSGEAVPDAITNLWKDGHVVRIALEPFTLEQSVELVEAAVGGRLEGLSARLMWEASGGNALYLKHLVQGALESGALREVGGVWQMRGRAAVTSELASLLDGRVDHLDDAVLHVLKLLTLCEPIDLDVLADLGGDDAVEKAESEGLIRIAREGRALSVRYAHPLFGEVIRGRLGFASSRRLRGHLVEALGRREVASASDRIRLAGLALDSDADLDPGLLCEAARDALMLANVPMGERFARAALDGGAGLPAACLLARALMWQGEAAESDRVLRSFDPEDLDEVELVLWGAQRIGNLFWAVGDVVAANEVLALLTARVDTPVLALIVGGIGAACAAFTDDLPRALALADAVIESPVATPWAVEWAVFAGGFARALSGRGDEVAALAARGREAEPHTDGVLRFPAGYGEILALTLTGAFDRARAAAQRYVEFRSAGQFLAWALSGIHVSAVDLAEGRYARVVQQAEQTLATVRDRPDVSWVFPARFQLAQAYAALGDAAAAAAAMLDARRHFGDNVAVFGHQMMLAQAWQEAAAGTTSAAIATARGTADAASASGQNAIEAEALHTAARLGDADPAIADRLDALALRLDGVLVPVYARHARALAARDGAALDACAAEFERIGALPSAADAAAAAASVHAQADRRSAMHNSAATADRLAAACGGLRTPALAESAHPLPLTTREREIANLIAAGLTNKEIADRLFLSVRTVEGHIYRACAKVDATDRAGLASALARGHRDAARIE, from the coding sequence ATGCGACAGCAGTTGCGGATCGTCGAGCGGGGCCGCGAGTACGACGACGTCCGCGCTGCGCTCGACACGGCGTCCGCCGGTTGCGGCGTGATCGTGACGGGCGATGCCGGCGTCGGCAAGACGACGCTCGCGCGGTCCGTCGCGGCGGACTCGAACCTGCACGTGCAGTGGGTCGCGGGAACGGAATCCGCGCGCGGGATACCGCTCGGGGTGTTCGCGCATCTCGTCGGCCCGGCCACGTCGACCGATCCGGTCACGTACCTGTCGGCGGCGCGGGAATCCCTCCTGGCGGACGGGCATCTGGTCGTCGGCGTCGACGACGCGCACCTGCTCGACGAGCTGTCCGCCACGCTGCTGCACCAACTCGCGATCGACCGGGCCGTCCACCTCATCGCGACGGTGCGCAGCGGCGAAGCGGTACCCGACGCCATCACGAATCTGTGGAAGGACGGGCACGTCGTCCGGATCGCCTTGGAGCCCTTCACGCTGGAGCAGAGCGTCGAGCTGGTCGAGGCGGCGGTCGGGGGACGGCTCGAGGGCCTGTCCGCCCGCTTGATGTGGGAGGCGTCCGGTGGGAACGCGCTCTACCTCAAGCACCTCGTGCAGGGCGCACTCGAGTCAGGGGCGCTGCGCGAGGTCGGCGGCGTCTGGCAGATGCGCGGCCGCGCCGCCGTGACCTCGGAGCTGGCGTCCCTCCTCGACGGGCGCGTCGACCATCTCGACGACGCCGTCCTGCACGTGCTCAAGCTGCTGACGCTGTGCGAACCGATCGACCTCGACGTGCTGGCCGACCTCGGCGGCGACGATGCGGTGGAGAAGGCGGAGTCCGAGGGACTGATCCGCATCGCCCGCGAGGGCCGGGCCCTCTCCGTCCGCTACGCGCACCCGCTCTTCGGCGAGGTGATCCGGGGCCGACTGGGATTCGCCTCCTCCCGGCGGCTGCGCGGGCACCTCGTCGAGGCGCTGGGCCGGCGGGAGGTCGCCTCGGCGTCGGACCGGATCCGGCTGGCCGGGCTCGCCCTCGACAGCGACGCCGACCTGGACCCGGGTCTCCTGTGCGAGGCCGCGCGCGACGCCCTCATGCTCGCGAACGTCCCCATGGGGGAGCGCTTCGCCCGCGCCGCGCTGGACGGCGGAGCGGGCCTGCCGGCCGCGTGCCTGCTGGCGCGGGCGCTCATGTGGCAGGGCGAGGCCGCGGAGTCCGATCGCGTGCTGCGCTCCTTCGACCCCGAGGATCTCGACGAGGTCGAGCTCGTGCTCTGGGGCGCGCAGCGGATCGGGAACCTGTTCTGGGCCGTCGGCGACGTCGTCGCTGCGAACGAGGTGCTCGCGCTGCTGACCGCGCGCGTCGACACCCCCGTTCTCGCGCTCATCGTCGGGGGCATCGGGGCGGCCTGCGCCGCCTTCACGGACGACCTGCCGCGGGCGTTGGCGCTCGCGGACGCGGTGATCGAATCACCCGTCGCGACCCCCTGGGCCGTCGAATGGGCCGTCTTCGCGGGCGGTTTCGCGCGGGCGCTGTCCGGCCGGGGAGACGAGGTGGCGGCGCTCGCGGCGCGCGGTCGCGAGGCGGAGCCGCACACCGACGGCGTGCTGCGCTTCCCCGCGGGGTACGGCGAGATCCTCGCGCTGACGCTGACCGGCGCGTTCGATCGCGCGCGAGCCGCGGCCCAGCGCTACGTCGAGTTCCGATCGGCGGGACAGTTCCTCGCGTGGGCACTCTCCGGCATCCACGTCAGCGCCGTCGACCTCGCGGAGGGCCGCTACGCGCGGGTGGTCCAGCAGGCGGAGCAGACCCTCGCGACGGTGCGAGACCGCCCCGACGTCTCCTGGGTCTTCCCCGCGCGATTCCAGCTGGCGCAGGCGTACGCCGCCCTCGGCGACGCGGCCGCGGCGGCCGCGGCGATGCTGGACGCGCGTCGTCACTTCGGTGACAACGTCGCGGTCTTCGGCCACCAGATGATGCTCGCGCAGGCATGGCAGGAGGCGGCCGCGGGCACGACGTCCGCGGCGATCGCGACCGCGCGCGGCACGGCGGATGCGGCGTCGGCGAGCGGACAGAACGCGATCGAGGCGGAGGCGCTCCACACCGCCGCGCGGCTCGGTGACGCCGATCCCGCGATCGCGGACCGTCTGGACGCGCTCGCGCTCCGGCTGGACGGCGTGCTCGTGCCGGTGTACGCCCGCCACGCCCGCGCACTGGCCGCCCGGGACGGCGCGGCTCTCGACGCGTGCGCGGCGGAGTTCGAGCGGATCGGCGCGCTGCCCTCGGCGGCGGATGCGGCGGCCGCCGCGGCGAGCGTCCACGCCCAGGCGGACCGCCGGAGCGCCATGCACAACTCGGCGGCCACCGCCGACCGTCTGGCCGCGGCGTGCGGCGGCCTG